CCAAAGTCGATTTTGTCTGACAAGCCGAGGTGAAGAAGCGGCACTTTGGAGGGGCCCGGGTCTTCCAAACGATGTGTCCGAATCCGGCATGGCAAGGAGGCAAGGAAGCTGGACCTTATAGGCGGAGCCGGCGGAGTAGCACCGTTTGGGGTCAAAGACCAAGTAATGGAGTCCTCCTGTCTGGGTGGAGCCGAACATCCGCTAGGAGAACCCGAGAGGCGGACATATTGGTCCAGGTGATCGACAGTGAAGGCCTCGACCGCGATGTCCGAGATCCAGTTATAATCAGTGAGGGCATCTTGGACCGTTCGATTTTTCCTCCTGGAGACCTTGAAGATAAGGGGGGCCAGGTCTTTTGGAGGGGCACCGTGAAGCCAAGAAGAGGACCAGAAGGAGGCCTTAGCCCCATTCCCGATGGTGACACGGGTAGCCACGTTGAAGAGGTCCCGGTCGGAAGCGTCGTTGGGGGTTTCAGTACCCACCCAAGGTTTCTCAGGAGCCGTCCACTCATACCAAAGCCAACGGAGCCTAAGGGCCCGAGAGAACTTCTCCATGTCTAGAACCCCCAACCCGCCGAGTTCCTTGGGGCGGCAGACCTTTTGCCAGTTGACTTTGCATCTCCCTCAGCTAACCACCTCCTTACAAGCCCCGAGCATGCATGCCGCGATCGATCTTAGCAAAGGCCTTGAGGATGCCTTTGTCCGCCTTTAAAGGCTGTCGGCAAGAAGATTGGCATGGAGGAGAGCACGGACTTAACAAGCGCCGTACAACCGGCGCGATTTAGGAACTTCCCCTTCCACGGGTTTAGGCGAGAAACCGCCTTGTCGATATAGGGTTGGAGGTCCACCCGCCTAAGTCTTCCAAGGGAGAGGGGCAACCCTAGGTACTTGATGGGGAAGGGGGTCGTGGCGGCAGGGAAATCGATTAAGACCTCCTCCAGgtttaaggcggcgcattggatgGGGGCGATGGAGCTCTTGGTCACATTGGTTACAAGGCCGAGACTTCCCCAAAACTTTGCGAGAATGTTAGCCAAGCCTTCGACATCGTGCCTCGTGGGCGAAAGGAAGATGTCGGCATCATCCGCATAGAGAGAGACTACGGGGCCCCGAAAGCCACAGCAAAGCAGAGCACGCCCGATTCTCGTCGCCTTATCCAGCGATCTACGAAGAGGGTCGATGGCGATGTCGAAAAGGAGAGTCGAGAGAGGATCACCCTGACGAAGGCCACGACCATGCAAGATGTCTTTCCCAGGGATTCCGTTAAGGATAATCCTAGAGGAGGCCGTGGAGAAAAGAGTCACTAGCGGGGCTCTCCACCTACGAGGAAAACCAAGGCGTTGAAGGAGGTCCAAAGATATAGTCCCAACGGACCGTGTCGAAAGCCTTGGCAATATCTAGTTTGATGAGGAGGGAAGGAGTTCTTGTACGGTGCGGCCGACGGGCGATGTTCACGACATACATGAAATTATCATGGATAGTTCTTGTCTTGATGAAAGCGCTCGACTTCGGGAAACAATGTCGTTCATCTTCGGGCCGAGGCGGCGTGCCATAGCTTTAGCAATGATCTTAGGGACCGCGTGGATGAGGCTGATGGGTCTGAAGTCGGAGATAGCTTCCGCACCGTCCTTCTTAGGCGGGAGCACGACGTTGGCGGTGTTAACGATGTGAAAGCTAGAAGCGAAACGGCTCGGAGAAGGCGTTGATCACGGCCATAAGGTCATTCTTAACCACATCCCAACGGGATTGAAAGAAGGCGATGGAAAAACCGTGCGGGCTCCGGGGCCTTATCGGCAGGCATGTCCTCAAGAGCCGCCTTGACTTCATCTTCAGAGAAAGGTAGGCCGAGGTCCTCCAGAGAGTGGTTTGGGGGGTCCAACACTTCCCAGTTGAAGTCAAGAGAACGAGGAGGAGGCCGTCCGAGAGAGCGCGAGAAGTGGTCGAAGATCAGCCCAGCCTTGTCTTCATGAGACACGGCCCACCCGGAGTTATGCTTAAGTCTGGCGATGTGGTTTTTACGCTTCCTCGCGTTGACCCGTAGATGGAAGAACTTGGTGTTGGCATCGCCGTCGCGGAGGTAACGAATTTTGGAAGCTTGACGCTTGCGGGACCTTTCAAGCGCTGCAAGTCCCTTTACCCGACGTTTCAGATTGGCACGGAGCCAACATTCATCTTCGGAGAGAGCACGGGATTCTTGAGCCACATCCAGCTGAAGGATGACGTCCGGGGCCATAAGGAGTTGAAGCTTCTTTGTCGGAGAAGAGACTCTTGCTCCAAGATCCGAGCCCTTGAGCCGTGGTCTTAAGCTTGTGGTCGATGATATGGGTCGGTGAGTATGAGATGAGGGCGCAGACCAAGCTTGTTTAACGACCTCCATAAACCCCGGCATCTTGATCCGAGAAGGACTCAAAGCGAAAAACGAGGCGATTTCCGCGGACCACTCTGGTTGGACAGGGGAGAGGCGGTGATCGACAGAGACGAAGACAGGGCAAAAGCACATGATTCTCGAACATAAGGTCCCATGCCGTATTACAGAGAAAGCCCGGTCGAGGCGCACAAGAGTTGGAGATTGCCTCTCATTGCTCCGGGTAAACTTGCGGTTTTGCGgcttcggctccttgagccgacatGTAGTGAGGGCTCTTACGAACAGACCCATAAGGCGGAAGTTGAGGTTGCTGTTGTTCTTATCTTCCGCTTTGTAGATGAGATTGAAATCTCCAATGATGAGCCATTTGGAGTCGTCTGAGGGCTTGGCTGCGATGGTCTCGTTGAGGAAGGCTTCTTTTTCGGCGTGGTCTGTAGGACCATAAACAGTACTAAGCTTGAAGGTGGTGCCGCAAGCCCGGATGGAGATGTTGGCCGAGATCAAGAAGGTGCCGAGGTGGACGTTGGAGACCTCCACATGATCTTCGTCCCATAGCAAGAGGATGCCGCCTCGAGTGCCAATAGCCGGCCGATGGGCGAAGGATCGAAGCCTAAAACCGCCGATATAAGAAGCCGTTTGTTGGTCGATGTGATCAAGCTTGGTCTCCTGAATGCAAGCAATATGACAGCGGGTATCAGCGAGGAAGGCGTGAACAGTGTCTTTACGGGCTTGATCATTAAGTCCACGGGTGTTCCAATCAGCGATGGAGATGTCCGGACCGATCATAGTGAAGATAAAAAAGGCGGGGTAGCAGCACTACAAAGACGAAAAACAGGAACTTGTCCAAAAAAGAAAACAAGAATGAAGCAAACGCAGCTGAAGCAACCAAACTAAACAGACACGTCAAGGGCCTCCGCCTCGCACCCTCCTGGGCCTCCCATGGCGATGAGCGACTCGTCGGCTTCAGTCATGCTGTGGATGTTAAGCTTGAAAAGCTTGGCGAGGGCCTCGATCGCCGTGTCTGGGAGCGGCGTTTTAAACTTGTCGATGTAAGCCTTCCTAGCGTCCATCAGAGGGAAACCAGCATCGGAGACACCCATCTTTGTGTTAAGAACTTGGACGGCTTTATCTAAAGCATGCATCTTCGGTTTGTTGCTCAAACGGGCGCTGCGCCTTAACTCAGAAGAGGGCTGGACCTCTGGCGGCTTGCGCCGAGGCGGAGCCGGCGTAGGGCACGGAAGGAGCGGCACTTGAGGAGGCGCAAACAAGTTGCCGGAGCCGGCAGGAGCTCCAACTTCAAACACAGGGGCATCGGAAGCCTGAGGGAGGACGTCCTCGACGGAGACGTCCTCAGCGTCTTCCCAAGAGTCCGGCACCACGACCGGAGAAAGCGTCGGGGAAGGGGACGCTTGACGGGGAGGCGAAAAAGGGGGCGTCGCTGCGTTGTCAAGCCCATCATCCGTCCAGGAGCTGGGGTGGGACGGCTGTTGCAGCACTTGAGGGGGGGCGAGGCCAGATGCGAGAACCCTCGGGCAAAAGCCGGCGGCAACTCCTTGAGGGTGGAAGACCAATCCTTGCCATCCGTGTCGCaagtgatgatggaggggagcttCGGCCGAACCAAGGGCTCGGCTGCGGCACCATGTTTTTTGACGAAGTGACGTCGGTAGCCGTCGCGACGGCCTGTAGAACCGTCGGCCCCATGCCCGTAGGAGCGTCCCTCTCTGCTGCCGCGATGATGTCCTGCAGACTTGGCGCGGAGGGAGCGGGAAGAGGAGCGGCGTGAGGACTCGCGGCGAGGTTCCCTTcgatcttcgtcgtcgtcgtcctcccggTGGTGGCGTTTGCGCAGCTGCCTATCATCGCAGCGAGATTCCATGCGAGAGCGGCTTCGGCGGCGATCCTTAGACTCCGCAGAGCGAGAGCGACGATGTGTCCTGGCCCTGGAAAGGGAGCGACTCGGCGCACGTCTATCATCCTCCCAGGGGCGAGAGCGACGTGTGCTGATGAGGTCTTCCGTGGCAGCCGAGCGTGCCCGTTCGCGGCGGTCGCTGTCGTCAAGGCGCTGATTGAAGGCCGGGCCGAGCTCACCCAAGGCTGGGATGGGGGCCGGCAGGATGGAACCCGAACCCACATCCACATGCCGACCGTCGATGGTACCCAAATGGCAACGCGGCAAGGAGTGCATGGTTGGCTTGAAGCTGGAGATCGGCTCGCCACCGTCGAGGATCGGTGCGGCAGTGTAGTCCTCGACGCAGTCCACGTGAAGAAGGACACGGAAAGAGACTCCCCTCTTCCACTGATCCGGGCGATCCTCCTCGATGCGGACCTTGGAGGAGAGGCCGCCCGCACCCTTGTTCACAAGCGTGCACCATAGTACCTTGGGGATGCGGTGGGGAGAAGGCGTCCATGCCCATAGACCGAAGGAGGAGGTGTCCTCCATAGTAGTAAAGCCATCATCGAGGCGTTGGACGGCGCACTTGCGTCCCACAAGTTggtccaccacctccggcctccaAGCGAAAGGGGGAAGGCCGTCGACGACCACATGGACGCGGAAGTGTAGGTCGGAAAAATGATTGTGGTGTAGGTTATAATCCCAGCTTTCGTTGATGTTTGTGTTGGGTATCGTGGGATATCTGTTTGATTAGACATCTTATTGAGATTGTGTATCGTATGATTGTGTGCTATGTGAACTTAGTATATTTGTGAAGTATATATATTCTTATTGTGGATTAAGTAGCTGATTAAGTAGCTGAACTACTAGTGTAATTCTCTAAAGATTAAGTCGATAGCAGGATTACCTAGCTAGTCAGCGTGCTAGCTTCCTTGAGATAGCGGGATTACTTTGGCCAAGTTAATTGATTAAGTAGCTGAACTACTAGTGTAATTCTCTAAAGATTAAGTCGATAGCAGGATTACCTAGCTAGTCAGCGTGCTAGCTTCCTTGAGATAGCGGGGTTACTTTGGCCAAGTTAACAAGCTAGCAACCTTGAGAAAGATGGATCCATTAACATCCGGCGCAGAGGCAGCTGAATTGATATGCTGGAACCGTGCATGTCAATTGAACCAAGTCCAAGCGTTGGTTTCCCGAACAAACACAGATCGTCTTCATCTCTGGTTTAAGTTTATTTTTTTCTTGACCGATACCTTGAGCCTGTTTAGCTAGCTGGATTGACCGCACCAGCCCCGAAACATGCTCCCACCATTTTAATAAATAAGGTGCACCATTTCCATGTTTTTTCTTTAACCAAAAAGtacttcaaatatataaataTTGTAGGTATAAAATAAACATCATTAGAAACTGTTTTTCAATACAAATCTAACGATACTAATTAGGTACAATATAATTAAGATGTTGCTGCTTATTTTTTTTCAGTCAAAGTTTGCCTTGAAATACATGTACGTCTGATGCATGGAAAGGGAGGTAGTATATACAACACTCAAGCTCCAACGTCAATCATGGCTATCAAGGTTCTTCTTAATCTTAGGGATTGTTATCTTGGTTCATTATACTAGCAGGTGTATTTTATTTGATTAGCAGCGTACATGAGAAGATGCCAAGCGTTTTCAGTGAAAAAGAGGTCATCATTAGCGCTGAATATGATCGGGAAGTCTGCAAAACTGGGCAATTAATGAGTTATGTAAATCACAGCTAACATGCTACTCCCGAAAACCACCCATGCATCCCTCCCCCGAAAAGAAGAGATAATGCATGTAGGGGAGTTTTTGTCATCTTGTACCTTTAAATAATGGGAAGTGCCCAACTCCTAGGATGCATCACGCAGTAACACAATTAATTCTTCATTTATAGAGAGCCGCTCCTGCTCCACGTCACTGATCCGTGGCACAATGAATCTTGTCCATCCATCTGTTTTCCATCAAGCAATGAACCAAGATGAGATAAACGAAAAATCATCTCATTCCCGCTCTTTATTTTCACTCACCAGAATTCAAACCGAGCCTTCCTCTATAAATACAAGCCTCATAGCCACATGCCGCGTGTCGGCGTCGCGTGACTTGTGACTTTGGACTTTGGCGAGGCGAGGGGAGGCGAGCGGCCATGCTTCATTGGCGTCGCGAAGAGAGGAGACGGTGTGGCCATGGAACTCCGATGACTTCAGCGTGGCGTGGCGTGGCTGTGGGAAGCAAGCATGTACTTGCTCTTCAAATCGATGGATCCAGCAATAGGTAATCAATCCATCTTGTTTTCCTTGTGCTGCCGtcacccttttcttctctcaATTGGACGGCACGGCAAAGGAGAGTCGCTTTCTTCTGGGAGTAATCGATAGTTTCTAGCTGCACCATGAGGGTTATGTCTGCAATAGTTGCTGAGTTACCGGTATGGTTTTTGTTCCCATCCCTTTATTTCAGGAACATAAGAGCAGTTCCTAGACTGCACCATGAAGGTTATGCTACATAAAGATaagcgcacacacacattaactGATTAAAACAAAGACTAGTCAATTTTCCTCACATCACTATCAGTTTCATGAACTCAGATTCTTCACAACTCCTCTTCGaggtcttagagcatctccactcgtggtGCTGCCAGGTGGAGGTGCTCTCCCACGCCGCGGTGGGCGGCTTCCTGACGCACTGTGGGTGGAACTCCGTGCTGGAGAGCGTGTGGGCGGGCGTGCCCATGCTCTGCTTCCCGATGGTCTCCGAGCAGCCCACCAACTGCCGGCTCGTCGCCGAGCAGCCATGGCGCTGGTAGCCCCCAAAAAACGGGCCAAAAATCGGCCACCAAGCCACCGGGAAAGGAGGCAGCAAAGAAGGGGCCAAAAGCGCCCTTCGCGATGCCACTCCTCTCCATTGATGAAAACATCTGATCAGCTTCTTCCATCGATCCTTGTTTCAGAAGATTTGTTATCATTATTTcataagtagaagcattaggtacCAATCCGTTGGCAGGCATCGCGGTAAACAAATCGTTAGCTTCTTCCCTTCTCCGAGCACTGTACATTGCATTAATCATGGTATTGAATGTTGCAATATTGAGCTTCACATTTGTTGCACCCAATTTCTGGAACAGGACGATTGCTTCATCAGTGCAATTGTCTCCACAAAGTCCTCCAAGAATTACACCGTATGTGGAAGCGCTCACTGTCATTCCACTTTCGATCACCACAAGGGCAATTTCTGCAGCTTCTTTGGTTCTTCCGTGCTTGCAAAAGGATACCATGAATGAGGTGCAAGTAGCAGTATTTGGTATAACGCCCCGTCTTGTCATTGCTGTGTTGAAGTTGACCCGCATCTTGGAGTGCGGAAGCGGATGAGGGTGTGCTGGATAGTAGCCTTAACCACGGGTGCCACCTCTAGTAAAATCTCCACGTTGAAGACCAACTCCCACCACTCCACCGCTAGTGCTCACCATCAATCTACCGCTCCCTACACCAACACAACACCACTACCCGACGCGGTCGCCCCGCGCCATCCACCACCGAACGGGGGAGAGAGAACGGCCGACAATGCCAATCGGGCTTCTCCCGTCAGCGCGGCCTAGCGCAACGAGGAGAGGAAGGAATGGAGGGGCTAGGCCCGGCGGCAACTCAACATACCTCAAACCTTAGGGTTGATGGCAGAAGCATGCGCAAATGGGGATGGAGTGGTGGAGAACGAGAGGAGGCAGGGGAGAGAAATGGGTTGTTGACCTGAAGAAGGCGGTTACCACGAGATTACCatgcaaaggaaaaaaaaggaacaaTAACCGATCTCCCATCTATAGTGAAAAAACCAAACGTGGCAACTTCCCAGGAAAAGAAACCATGAGTAGTTACATAATGGCTGAGGTTTCAGCAAATCCCTGCAGGTTTGATATAGGGTATAATATAGCTAGTAACTCATACACCATAACATTCCTCgacataattttttttttgatttaaaGAGTCTAAAAGTGAGCAACTAAGAACTAATTCATCTTACCATCGTGTACAACACTACAAAGTTAGtccaaagagagaaaagaaaagagagTCTAGGACACGCCTTCATGTTGCTAGTTCGATCTATCTTAACAACACATACAAGATTCTAAATTAGTTCCACACAAGACAAGTTAAATTGGTTAACATGTAGAACATTACAAACTTTATTTTCGGAAATTACTATCTAGATCAGTGTTTGACATGTAAAGTGGATAAGATGAGCACTGCCAATTATCAAGCATTTGTGTTAGACAACCGGCAATATCACTTGTCTGATCTATCTTAATAGCACATACAAGATTACAAATTAGTTCCACACAAATCATGTCAATATGGTTAACATGTAGAACATTACAAACTTAGTTTTAGAAAATGACGCTATCTAGATCAGTGTTTGACATGTAAAGCGAATAACATGAGTCATTGCCAATTATCAAGCTTTCATCTGAGACAAATGATACGTGCAAGAGCAAGACATCTTTGACGATCAATTCAAAAACTACATTTGTATTTAGTGTCACCAAACACTACATAGAGAAATGATAAGTTAGATAAGCATCCAAGCACTTGTAAGGAAATAAAATCGAAAGATAAAAAGAAACCATGCCACAACAGCTATAAATAGACCCACACCATGAAGATCCTCTTCCATCATCCATCCTTCACACCCCTAGAGAGCAAAAACATCGAAGCCAGGCAAGCAATAGTCAACACAAATCAatcatgaagaccttcctcatccTTGCCCTCCTTACCGTGGTGGTAACCATGGCCAACGCCACTGTGCAGCTTAACCCTACAAGTCAATATCGACCCGAACAACCATTTTCGCAACCTCAACAACCATTTCCGCAATCGAAGCAACTGTTTCCACTGTTTCCGCAACCCCAACAACCGTTTCCGCTGTTTCCGCAACCCCAACAACCATTTCCGCAACCCCAACAACCGTTTCCGCTGTTtccacaaccccaacaaccgtttCCGCAACCCCAACAACCATTCCCGCAACCCCAACAACCATTTCCACTATTTCCGCAACCCCAACAACCGTTTCCGCAACCCCAGCAACCATTTCCGCAACCCCAACAACCGTTTCCGCTATTttcacaaccccaacaaccgtttCCACAACCGCAACAACCATTTCCACAACCCCAACAACCATTTCCGCAACCTCAACAACCCTTTCCTCAACCAGAACAACCATTTCCGCAACCACAACAACCATTCCCGCTGTTTCCCCAACCCCAACAACCATTTCCGCTGTTTCCCCAACCACAAGAATCA
This Lolium perenne isolate Kyuss_39 chromosome 1, Kyuss_2.0, whole genome shotgun sequence DNA region includes the following protein-coding sequences:
- the LOC127345502 gene encoding uncharacterized protein, whose amino-acid sequence is MKTFLILALLTVVVTMANATVQLNPTSQYRPEQPFSQPQQPFPQSKQLFPLFPQPQQPFPLFPQPQQPFPQPQQPFPLFPQPQQPFPQPQQPFPQPQQPFPLFPQPQQPFPQPQQPFPQPQQPFPLFSQPQQPFPQPQQPFPQPQQPFPQPQQPFPQPEQPFPQPQQPFPLFPQPQQPFPLFPQPQESFPQPQQPFPQPQQPFPQPQQPFPQEQQQFPEQQQPSLQQQPSFQPILQQELNQCREFLVQQCKPLAIVSILRPWIFQQRNCHAMQKQCCQQLAQIPKQLRYPAIHSVVQAIIMQQQQQQFFPPQQQQVDQGFFQPQPQQVVQSFIQPQQLAQFEAMRKFALQTLPTMCNVQVPPYYPTVPSSRVFPF